One Prolixibacteraceae bacterium DNA segment encodes these proteins:
- the leuS gene encoding leucine--tRNA ligase, protein MDYNFREIEQKWQKYWATEKTYKVDIDSSKPKYYVLDMFPYPSGAGLHVGHPLGYIASDIYSRYKTLKGFNVLHPMGYDAYGLPAEQYAIQTGQHPAITTEKNLARYREQLDKIGFSYDWDREIKTCDPKYYKWTQWAFIQMFEHYFDVVSQKAQPVSELVAYFEKFGSANHTAAESEALEFTAAQWSAYSEKEQSDILMNYRLAYLADTMVNWCAELGTVLANDEVKEGLSVRGGYPVVQKKMKQWSLRVSAYAHRLLEGLENIDWSESLTEIQKNWIGRSEGAEALFSVKGIDIDLEIFTTRPDTIFGVTFMVLAPESDYVAQVTTADQKDAVSNYIEETKKRTERERMTEVKRVSGVFTGSYAINPLTNQEIPIYVSDYVLAGYGTGAIMAVPAHDSRDFAFAKHFDLPIVQVVAKKGEATTDPSTWEESYDSKDGILMNSGDYTGKPVKNAILEIIEWMDTNKIGKRKINYRLRDAIFSRQRYWGEPFPVCYKDGIPTMIDMDELPLQLPEVDKYLPTEDGDPPLGRAKGWVSKDGYPIELNTMPGFAGSSAYYLRYMDPHNEDALVSKEADEYWQDVDLYIGGTEHATGHLIYSRFWNKFLFDIGDVVKDEPFRKLINQGMIQGRSNFVYRIKGTNKYASYGLKDSYDTTEIHVDVNIVHNDILDQEAFKNWMPEFADAEFELEDGKYRCGWAVEKMSKSMYNVVNPDDIVADYGADTLRLYEMFLGPLEASKPWDTNGIDGVHKFLRKVWRLCHDQNNDFVISEDPATAEELKVLHKTIKKIENDIEKFSFNTSISAFMICVNELTSLKCNKRAILEPFIQLLAPFAPHIAEELWFAMGNTASITKSSFPLFDEKFLVEDSFEYPVSFNGKMRFKIALPVDMDKDSIIEAAMSHESAQKWIEGKQVVKTIVVPNKIINIVVK, encoded by the coding sequence ATGGATTATAATTTTCGCGAAATAGAACAGAAGTGGCAGAAGTATTGGGCTACTGAGAAGACCTATAAGGTTGATATCGATTCAAGTAAGCCAAAATACTATGTGCTAGACATGTTTCCTTACCCATCGGGAGCTGGATTGCATGTTGGACACCCGCTAGGGTATATTGCATCAGATATTTATAGCCGTTACAAGACCCTCAAAGGCTTTAATGTGCTGCACCCAATGGGGTATGATGCATATGGATTGCCAGCAGAGCAGTATGCTATCCAAACAGGACAGCATCCAGCAATCACTACAGAAAAAAACCTTGCAAGATATCGTGAGCAATTAGATAAAATAGGTTTCTCTTACGATTGGGATAGAGAGATTAAGACTTGTGATCCTAAATACTACAAGTGGACACAATGGGCTTTCATCCAGATGTTTGAGCACTATTTTGATGTTGTATCACAAAAAGCGCAACCAGTTAGTGAATTGGTAGCATATTTCGAGAAATTTGGTAGTGCGAATCATACTGCAGCAGAGAGCGAGGCTCTTGAGTTTACTGCAGCACAGTGGTCGGCATATAGCGAGAAAGAGCAATCTGATATCTTAATGAATTATCGATTGGCTTATCTTGCGGATACGATGGTGAATTGGTGTGCTGAGTTGGGTACTGTATTGGCCAATGATGAGGTGAAAGAAGGTCTTTCTGTTCGTGGAGGTTATCCAGTGGTTCAGAAAAAGATGAAGCAGTGGTCTTTGCGAGTGTCTGCTTATGCTCATCGTTTATTAGAAGGTCTAGAAAATATTGATTGGAGCGAATCGTTAACTGAGATTCAAAAGAACTGGATTGGTAGATCTGAAGGAGCTGAAGCTTTGTTCTCTGTGAAGGGAATAGATATAGATCTAGAAATTTTCACTACGCGCCCTGATACAATCTTTGGGGTTACTTTCATGGTGCTGGCTCCAGAAAGCGATTATGTGGCCCAGGTAACAACTGCTGATCAAAAAGATGCAGTCTCTAATTATATTGAGGAGACAAAAAAACGTACAGAGCGTGAGCGTATGACTGAAGTAAAACGCGTGAGTGGTGTATTTACAGGTTCATATGCAATTAATCCATTGACCAATCAAGAGATCCCTATCTATGTTTCAGACTATGTGTTGGCTGGATATGGTACGGGTGCTATCATGGCGGTTCCTGCTCATGATAGTCGTGACTTTGCCTTCGCAAAACATTTTGATCTTCCAATTGTACAAGTGGTTGCAAAGAAAGGCGAAGCTACAACAGATCCTTCTACATGGGAAGAGTCGTATGATTCAAAAGATGGTATCTTGATGAACTCTGGTGACTATACAGGAAAGCCGGTAAAAAATGCAATTCTTGAGATCATTGAGTGGATGGATACGAATAAGATTGGAAAACGAAAGATTAACTATCGATTACGTGATGCGATATTCTCTCGTCAAAGATATTGGGGTGAACCATTCCCAGTATGTTATAAAGATGGTATTCCAACCATGATCGATATGGACGAACTTCCATTACAACTTCCTGAGGTAGATAAATATCTGCCTACAGAAGATGGTGATCCTCCATTAGGACGAGCTAAAGGATGGGTTTCTAAAGATGGATATCCTATCGAATTGAATACAATGCCTGGTTTTGCTGGTTCTTCTGCATATTATCTACGTTATATGGATCCTCATAACGAGGATGCGTTGGTTTCAAAAGAGGCAGACGAATATTGGCAAGATGTCGATCTATATATTGGTGGAACAGAGCATGCAACAGGACACCTTATCTATTCACGTTTCTGGAATAAATTCTTGTTTGATATCGGAGACGTGGTGAAAGATGAGCCATTCCGTAAGCTTATTAATCAAGGAATGATCCAAGGACGATCTAATTTTGTGTACCGTATTAAAGGAACCAATAAGTATGCATCTTATGGATTAAAAGATTCTTATGATACAACTGAAATTCATGTAGATGTAAATATTGTTCATAACGACATTCTTGATCAGGAGGCATTTAAGAATTGGATGCCTGAGTTTGCTGATGCCGAGTTTGAATTAGAAGATGGAAAATATCGTTGTGGTTGGGCTGTTGAGAAGATGTCAAAATCGATGTACAATGTAGTGAACCCAGATGATATTGTTGCAGATTATGGTGCAGATACACTTCGTCTTTACGAGATGTTCTTAGGACCACTAGAAGCATCGAAACCATGGGATACGAATGGTATTGATGGGGTTCATAAGTTCTTAAGGAAAGTGTGGAGATTGTGTCATGATCAAAATAACGACTTTGTTATTAGTGAAGATCCTGCTACAGCAGAAGAGCTAAAGGTTCTGCATAAAACAATAAAGAAGATTGAGAACGATATTGAGAAATTTTCATTCAATACCTCGATCTCAGCTTTTATGATCTGTGTTAATGAGTTGACCTCTTTGAAGTGTAATAAGAGAGCCATTTTAGAGCCTTTCATCCAATTGTTGGCTCCATTTGCTCCCCATATCGCTGAAGAGTTGTGGTTTGCAATGGGCAATACAGCTTCGATCACTAAAAGTAGTTTCCCTCTATTTGATGAGAAGTTCTTAGTGGAAGATAGTTTTGAGTATCCTGTTTCATTTAATGGTAAGATGCGTTTCAAGATCGCACTGCCTGTGGATATGGATAAAGATAGTATCATTGAAGCTGCCATGTCTCATGAGTCTGCACAGAAGTGGATTGAAGGAAAACAGGTTGTGAAGACAATTGTCGTTCCTAATAAAATAATTAACATTGTGGTAAAATAA
- a CDS encoding YitT family protein, which translates to MKQKFVGEFRSYLIMTVGLLMYSFGVTAFLIPSKIIGGGVTGIATVIYFVTGVKTGYSYFLINSLLILLAIRSLGASFGVKTIYGLSMMSLFLSVMQQLITTAIVDDIFLNTILGGLLCGLGLGIVFNEGGSSGGTDIIAMVVNKYRNISPGKVILLCDVVIIGSSYFVFHTLDKMVYGYVSMWVVSYTIDAYLNGAKQSIQMFIFSEKYEELADFINHETNRGLTVFDGTGWYTKENVKMIMTVVRKREAAPIFRKIKEIDPNAFISQNSVMGVYGDGFDVLKY; encoded by the coding sequence ATGAAACAGAAGTTTGTTGGTGAGTTCAGATCATATTTGATCATGACCGTTGGATTGCTAATGTACTCTTTTGGTGTGACTGCCTTTTTAATCCCCTCTAAAATTATCGGGGGAGGCGTTACAGGAATAGCAACAGTAATCTATTTTGTGACAGGAGTAAAAACAGGTTATTCTTACTTCTTAATCAATAGTTTGTTGATCTTATTGGCTATACGTAGTCTTGGTGCCAGTTTTGGAGTAAAAACTATTTATGGTTTATCCATGATGTCGCTATTTTTAAGTGTGATGCAACAGCTCATTACTACCGCCATTGTGGACGATATTTTCCTAAATACCATCTTAGGAGGATTGTTGTGTGGTTTGGGTCTAGGAATCGTATTTAATGAAGGAGGCTCGAGTGGTGGTACCGATATCATTGCCATGGTGGTGAATAAATATCGGAATATAAGTCCAGGTAAGGTGATATTACTTTGTGATGTCGTGATCATAGGTTCCTCTTATTTTGTCTTTCATACACTTGATAAGATGGTATATGGTTATGTGTCTATGTGGGTTGTGTCTTATACGATTGATGCCTATTTAAATGGGGCAAAACAGTCTATTCAGATGTTTATATTTTCAGAGAAATATGAAGAACTTGCTGATTTTATCAACCATGAAACAAATCGAGGACTGACGGTTTTTGATGGGACAGGATGGTATACTAAAGAAAATGTCAAAATGATTATGACAGTTGTTCGTAAGAGAGAAGCCGCACCAATATTTAGAAAAATTAAAGAGATCGATCCGAATGCTTTTATCTCTCAAAATAGTGTGATGGGAGTATATGGAGATGGTTTTGATGTATTGAAATATTAA
- a CDS encoding DUF4974 domain-containing protein: MILEETIIKYCNGQCTNEEKEAIEERLESDSSLREQVFEIRKIIELERDIAECRSYDVEGAFHKLPIKQKKTDRVLILTRSMLKYAAMFILPFVMGLFVMYYAKNITSRDVGSTEIYAPIGARLKYELPDKSTVYLNSGSRLSFSTNFNHGKRKVKLKGEGYFEVTANKRSPFYVETEDGSSVYVYGTKFNVSAYSDDSFVETVLVEGCVNYESKSGKTIAKLKPGHRLVYNKLNHNVDIEKTNVEEKTGWRRGKFIFRNKPLSEITKMLSRYYNIDILIDSSVKQDYLFRATFRQENIYQILDYLSLSAPIQWLNIESKPIDSTDFRKRIIIKHK; encoded by the coding sequence ATGATTCTAGAGGAAACGATCATAAAGTATTGTAATGGGCAATGCACAAATGAAGAGAAAGAAGCGATTGAAGAAAGACTAGAAAGTGATTCTTCATTAAGAGAGCAAGTCTTTGAGATTAGAAAAATTATTGAGTTGGAAAGGGATATTGCAGAGTGTAGGTCTTATGATGTGGAAGGAGCTTTTCATAAGTTACCTATTAAACAGAAGAAAACAGATAGAGTTCTAATCCTCACAAGATCTATGCTTAAATATGCAGCAATGTTTATTTTACCTTTTGTTATGGGATTATTTGTAATGTATTATGCAAAAAATATAACATCTAGAGACGTCGGTTCGACTGAAATATATGCGCCTATTGGAGCACGTTTAAAGTATGAACTACCCGACAAGTCTACTGTATACTTAAATTCTGGAAGTCGATTATCGTTTTCCACAAACTTCAATCACGGAAAGAGAAAAGTAAAATTAAAAGGAGAAGGATATTTTGAGGTTACTGCCAATAAGAGATCACCATTTTATGTTGAAACGGAAGACGGTTCTAGTGTTTATGTTTATGGTACGAAGTTTAATGTGAGTGCCTATAGCGATGATAGCTTTGTTGAGACAGTGCTTGTGGAAGGTTGTGTAAATTATGAGTCTAAATCAGGTAAAACTATTGCAAAGCTTAAGCCTGGTCATCGATTAGTATACAATAAATTAAATCATAATGTAGATATTGAGAAAACCAATGTGGAAGAAAAGACAGGTTGGAGAAGAGGGAAGTTTATATTTAGAAATAAACCTTTAAGCGAAATAACAAAAATGCTGTCTCGATATTATAACATAGATATTTTGATAGATAGTAGCGTAAAGCAGGACTATCTTTTCAGAGCTACATTTAGGCAAGAGAATATCTATCAAATTTTAGATTATTTATCATTATCAGCTCCTATACAGTGGTTGAATATTGAATCAAAACCCATTGATTCTACTGATTTTCGAAAAAGAATTATTATCAAACATAAATAG